tattctattctattctattctatttatcTATTGCAACTCACTACTTACCTGCCTCAACGATGCAACAATCACCTGGTTACAGTTGGTTCAAGACTCAGTAGCAATTTAAATCTCTAGACAGTCTGGCCCCACTCTATATATGTGAACTTCTGACACCATATTCTGCACCTACATTCCTCAGATCTAAAACCTGCTCCTGTTAAGCATCTCACAATCCAAGTTCAAAAATAAGGGGGACTGTGTTTTGACTGATTTAGCCCCAACTCTTTGGAACAAGCTCCCATATGCTATTGGCCATACTGCTTTGAGAAGCAAATCACATGACCCCATGGAAAATGACCATGATTAAAAAGTATGCGTCACCACATACTGCTTGGTGGCTATTGATGAAGCTAACAAAAAAATTGGTTTTACCTCATTGAAATGCAAGTTTATGCAGCTAAGTACCAAAATCTGATCAGACCATCTACTCCATATGATGTACCTGTAGAGTAATGTATGGCATTTCTATGCATCAATTTTAAGTTACTGCTTTCACAAAATTGTGGCTACGGAGTCCAGTATAACACAATGTCCAACATGGTGCTATTTCCATGCACCATGTTGGTGGGATATAAAAATGTTGCATCATTAAAGCTTGTGGGTCTGGCATCAATGAGATCACTGAGTCCTCTCACCTGGTCTCTGTTGTTGATGTTGGAGTAGGGCAGGGCTCCTGACATGAGCTCATACAGCACAATGCCGAAGGCGTAGACGTCTGACTGGAAGCTGTAGGGATTCTTGTCCTGCAGCCGGATCACCTCTGGAGCCTGACAGGATAAAAGATACACTGACTGTCACATGAGCCAAACAACACCAAATCACTACTGTGCTAAACACTAAGAACAACCAGGTCCTACTTCGGCCTTGTCGGATAATATATTTTTGATTAGCTAAATGAATAACTAaatgaatcaatgaatgaaTTCATTATTAACACCACCACTGACCATCCATAGTATAGAACCAGATAGTTGTTCAAACTGGTGGGAGCCACTCCAGCGGGACTTGACTGTGGCCAGACCAAAGTCACCGATCTTCACCGTCAGATCCTCGTGGAGGAAAATATCTGGGAGTAAAGAAGTTAAGGAAATGTTCCATTTATCTACTGCTACGCTCTTAGTAAGGGTAGTCTAAGGAtggagtttttattttcatcccTGCTTGTTGAGGTAAATCCTATCATCAGCCGCAGATGTTGACTTTAGCTTAAGGTTTAGCTAACTGAGTGAAGTATTTCAAAAGGATACTGTTGCTTTTCAGATCTCTGTGGATGATGGACTTGGCGTGCAGGTAACTgaggacaaaaagagaaaggTTATTAGATAGACCAACAGGTCAAATGTGACTCCGTTTGTGTCTGTGGGGGAACTCACTCCATGCCCTGAGCAGTCTGCCGGGCGATGTCAATCAACTTGATCATCTCAAACTTGGTCTCAATGATGTGCAGGTGGTGGTATAGACTGGAGCCTTCACACCACTGGGTCACAATGGCCAGCTGAGGCTTGGTGGTGTAGCCCATGAAGAGCAGGATGTTTACGTGACGTGTTTTCCtggtgcaaacacacacagcttgaTCAAActacagaacagcagcagttcaAAAGAACTCTGACAAAGGAGAACATATATTTAATATGATGGTCATTAGTGTTAATGTGAAGTTACCTGAGGACTCCAACTTCATTCTTGAAGGCCTGAAGCTGCTGCGGCGTGGGAGCAGTGACATTCAGCATCTTCACTGCCACATCACCTGGGTGGAGGACAGATCAGTCAAACACAGGCCAAAGCTGACTAGAGCAGCATCCCTACAACCAAGTGGTACAATTAACAGAAGTGCGCATATGGCCCATATCTTGTGTCCATAGGCTAAAACATCAATATCGGCACAGGACAAATGACCGCTGGGTCCACTTTGTGTAGTTAAATAATCAATTACGGACTAATAATGCTGCAGTTGTTAAGAAAAGCATTCTAATTTCCAACACCTGTGCGACAGTGAGCATAAACAAAGAACAATGCTTAGGTTTGTGTCAATACCAATCAGTTCAAAAATGCCTTGTTCAGTCTCTTACCATGCCACTTGCCCTTGAAGACAGTTCCAAAGGATCCAGAGCCTATCCTCTGACCCAGGGTGATCTGGCCCTCTGGGATTTCCCAGTCGTCACTGGAGTCCCTTCTCCCCAGAGTTTTCTGTTCCACAGGACACTCAGTCAACACAAGCACACAATGAGGTGCAGTACTATACTGGTGTCACTGACAGTCCCTCACCATCTTATTGCGGTCCTCGGATGAGGAGGACGACTTGCGTTCCCTCTGTTGGCATGGTGACTTCTGTGGGACCTTGACACTGGTCAGAGAGCCAGGCAGAGAGGCGGGAGGTGTGGCTGACAGCCCTGTGGTGGAGCCTAGTGAAGACGAGAGACAGCAAAAGTAGAGAGGTTAGGAGAGTGGAAGCGACCAGTCAAAAAGAAGGTGagagaaagcaagaaagaaagaaaaagcttgGAAGAGGACAGGGACTGAGGCTTCTGTATCAGTTTTGTGTGAGTATTTGGTCACATGCAAAGAAGTGAGGGGGTGCTTGGTTGGATGGCAGTTGATGGTTTAATAAAGTTGACTTTGAGTCTGTCATGATCATAAAGCATATTATGATGTCTTAACCCTTAGATTCTGATAAATGAGCGGTGGCTTTAGACCTGTCTGGAGCCTGTTTGGGTAATGTATCTGTGATTACCCGTTTTTCTGTGGACTGGCTGCTCCTCAGGTAAGCTGTACCTGAATTAACATCACTGCATATGAAACAGCATCTCAAAAaacaaatggtttatttctggtcaactttggacattttttaaaagataacatgttTGAAAGGCGCCACTGGGTTTCGGGGTCAGAAGGTCAACTACTTAACAGAGCAAAATTTACTAACCACGAGCTTCAATTCTAATTCTTAACCGTACAGTTAACAGCGTGTAATCGTGGTTGTAGCTAACATGAGTTCTGTTGTTTGGTTCTTTAACTCTCTGCATGCACTGACTAACTCATTCTATCTGTAGATTTTACTCTCAGCCTAAGATGTTTCTGTCAAAGGAGAAATTTCTCTGATGTCAATCTTTCCAAGCTGATGGGGgttctgtgtctttgttgctCTAAAAAGACCAAGACCAGAACAGGCAGCTAGCATGTAGCACGCTGAGTATAAATAACAGACAGCTGGTTGGCACTTGTTGGATTAAGAgtttaaagtctgaaaacatCTCAATATTTACTTTTACCCTATATAGCTACAGCACAGAGCGGTCTAATATATGACTGGGGTGATCAGTCAGATATCAAACACTGACTTTGCTATGTATGTTTGGTTATAACAAATCATAAAGTAAcatacactttaaaaaacaaccaggtcccattattattattattattattattattattattattactaacaGCACCACTTTGAATGTCATGGTGTTTTCTGGCTATTATTTAGAAAAAGACTGCCACTAATATGCTGTTGGCTTTCTGAAGGAGACTACATTAttgctctgccaaggaacggtgCGGAGtgatgtgatgattggcgttggtttgtctgtctctctgaaacattactcaaaaatggactaacggatttggatgaaattttcagggaaggtcagaaatgacacaatgaccaagtgattagattttggcagtgatgcagcttatagtctggatccatggatttgttaaagacttctgtatcattgtgagatagcagcatggtgtcactgaGTCTACTACAAATTCACCACTGCAGACCACAAATTGTTAAACGATTTCATCAAtgggaaatcatacaatgactgagcagccttgatagagtactgcgctctgagcgcttttcttgttttatccaTACGATTTAGGTCAGAGCATGTCTGGTTTACAACTATGTGGGCCCCAAACTCCAGAAATAGAGCTATATGTATAGACCATGATCATAAGTTTGCAATCACCTAACCAATCAGaggaaaaaactttttttctctcttttttggtGAACTTGCCCTTTAAATACTTCAACTGTCAATCTAAGAAAATGGTTTCACGCTGTggtaatatttcatttcaatGTATTTTATATGCAGCTAAAGGCTGAAGTTATGTCAAGTACTGCTTCAATGTTTACTAGTCCACTGTccagaaaaactgtctgattatTCTTCACCATATTTAACAAATAATTGAACAAAGGAGCATTTCTAATCAAAGAAACCACCATCCATAGAATGAGCAGTGTCTGATCATAGCAGCAGTGAGATATAACCTGTGAGGTGTGCAGTAGAGAGAGGGAGGGTGAAACACACAGTGGATGTGACACAGGGCTGAGGTTGGTGTGTGGGTATATGTGTGGGGGTTGAAGAACAAAAGGAACACACATAGGCCTAACTACCTCGGAAAACAGGTTCGGGCTCAAAATCAAACACTATGTCATTGGGGTAGGAGTATAGGAGGGGGCTTGAGGTCCGTGTTCGGTGCTTCCTCAAGCAGCGGGCGGGGTGGGTCGGGGGGGCTGCAGggtaaagagagacagacagaccatcACTGCTACTCACCCTGCCCCGCTCCAACTAACTAGCCTCTAACTACAGCTACAGCTCTGTTAGCCGTCAGTCAGGGCGTCTGCAGGTCTCACACTGCTAACTTTTACTCTGACATATACAGTACTGTGTAAAAGTCTTAGACACTTTAGATGATGAGACTGGCTTTGACAGGATGCTCACACCAAATATAGATTTAGTGTAGTTGTTTTCTTTATACTCCACCTTGTAAgctgataaataaaaaactatatactgcatcatttttgaaaaaatcctCACTTTACTTTTAGAGCCTAAAGCTGGTACACAGTACTGCATTTAATAAATCTAAATGTCAACATTAGTTTGACTAAAATGTAGTATGTCATAGGTATGTACTATTATGTGCAGGGTTGGGTATCATTTATATTCTAACAATTCTTGATTCCGATTCTTTAACTTGCAGGTGGTTAGAGTTAACACAATAGTGAAATCCTGCTATTACAATAATGCATGTGTAAACAATCTATTCATAGAACAAACTGCAATATAGTCACAGTCACAGgagattattttctgcattgagtACTTTTGATACCACATTGTGATTATACACACGTTTTAACTTTAAGTAATGCAATACTTTTACAGTTTGGCATTAGGGCTGTTACTTAAATGAAGGATCTGCTTACTTCCATCACACATCTCTGTCTACAAGATAAACAAACAGTGACCATATTCATTCATatagtatgatttttttttaatcaagcaCACCCACAGCCTGAAGGCACATCTGCTTTAAGGAGGGCGCTGGTATgtatttttggatatttttaatattctgcTGTTTCCTTCAGCTACTGTACTTTAACAATGGTGGAGTCCAATTGGCCATGTAAAAGCGTTTTCTAGCAGATTTTGCTAAATTAAGGTGTATTTGGACAAATGCATTGGGAGATATGAAGACATTCAGGCTTTCAACTGACATGAACTACACCAACTGGAATTTGTTTAGTAACTAGTAAGTCAAATAGAAATTGAAATTTCATTATGATTCCTTTGGAATCTGAAATTTCCTGATGCCCAACcctatttttttgtattttaatgtcaTTCCAGATTTAGGTGGAAACAAGTcgttaataatattaatatattttgaaGAATGTGCAGCCTTGGTAGAGGGTTTGTTTGCTTGTAGAACGTTCTGGAAATACCATTGGACCACAGTTTGTAAACCTAGCTTATCTAGGGCAAGAATCCAAGTCAATAATGTTTAGACCATGAAGATTGCAGTGGGTCTCTGACTTACTTCTAGGTGATTTTATTGTCACTGAACCTGTTGGATGAAATTGAAAAATTCATTAGCTACATACGTTCTTCCTAAATGTCCAGAGGAGCTCGGCCTGGCAGTGCACTGAGAATAAAAACAGCCTCTGCTCAAGTGGAGGCTCTTTTCTTCCAGATACACTGGTCCACAAATCGGAGGGATTTTCAGCTACTGGTGGCAGTGACGAGTAGGGTGCACGACGCAACATGACTGACTCTTTCTTTCGGGTCTgaacttcacacacacacaaaagaccaAGAGCACACAGACGCAGGATGGTGGAAAAAAAGCCACAGTAGACCCTGAAGTCTCCCAATTTAATTCTTACCTCCATCTGACCTCGGCAAGCCCTGATCTCGAATCAGGTcctgaaaagaagaaagaaaggaaattaAATATGGACACATTCAGTCGGTCCGGAGGTTCCACACTGAGACATAGATAGATGTGAATTTGATCTAGATGGTGCAAAATGAGGAGTATCTATACTAGCTGAAAACCTTTTCATGGCTCCAATTCATCTACATCCAGAGACTAAACAACAAAGAGTACTGGATGACCAGAAACAACTGAAATGAAGATCCTCCTCTGTTGGGTCACAGACTAGAGATGCCactttttcaaacaaatgagAACAGATAAACTATTTTAGTTCACTTGTACGCAAAACATGTGTCTTTATTGTAAGCTGTGCTGTGGAACTCGTGTTCAGTTAAAGCTAGAGACACCAGCTACACTATAAAGCCTAAGAGTAAGCTAGATTTTAAAAGCATACAGTCAAAAAACCGACCCCCTCTCTTCAAGGCTTTCCCCACAGCCTCCCCTCCAAACCACATGAATGCATGTTGTCTAGGTACAGCTGGAGGATTAATCCACTAGACAGAGCACTGGTGGAGAGAGGAGCACAGTGCATTAAAACTACTCCAcatctaaaacacacaaaaaaggctTCAACACCACACTTGGAAATACTCTGTAAATAAATACCATCAAACGGCACTTAATCACAAGCAGCGACAGGCATCAAATATATACAAAACATCAGTGTGAAACCTGATGAGGATGGAGACTGCAGTGAGCAGTGTTGTAGGTTTAAGTAGAACTGTAAAATATGGCTCCTATTCTTGTGCTATCTGCTTGCTTGCTGGGTAGTTCATCCAATCATCTCATGCACACACTGAATGCTATGACTGGACAGGCTTTTCTACTACAGTTGTCCAGACATCAAACCATTTTCTTTCGCTCTTCCAAAGTTGGGTACTGGTGGAAACAGACTGAGCAGGGCATTCCTCCTTGTCCGACATACATTTAAAACCTCAAGAAGGaagcatcctaatcagatgcaCAAACTACCACAGGTGGATCCTTTTGAAGAGAACAAGTAATGACTTTATTCAGCATCCCTCTGCATGGCCAAGCTCTCTCTGAGCTTAACCACCCAACAGAGAAAACTCATTTCGGCTGCTTATATCTGCGAACTCATTCTTTCTCACACTACCCAGTGGCTATGACCATAAGTGAGGGCTGGAGCGTGGATCAACCAGTAAATCGAAAGCCTGTCTGACTCAGCTCCTTCTTCTCCATGATGGTCTGGTACAACCCTTGCATCACTGTTGACATCGTGCCAACTCGTGTGTCCATGCTCTCAGGACTATGACATGTCATGTTTGGACAACTGACACACTAAAGACCCAGCTAACACTAGCTAACACCACTCTGTAGATGCAGGAACTGCCAgcaagtgtaaaaatgacatggACAGCTATTGTGAGCAGGCTAGGCTAACCAGGTTGTATTTtctcacagaaatacaaatgtAACACATGTAGCTGTAAACCGAAAAATATCCAAAGCTATGTGGGCTgactgaaaacaaccaaaactacTTTGAAGGCTGTACAGGCCTATGATGTAATTAAGGCAATAGCGTACAAGTGGAGTTGTTGGACCATCTCATAGCAATGCCAGCTCTCAGGTGCAAGTCCACCAATGTCTAGGGGACCACAGAACATATATGTTTCCATTTACATGTTCATAACAGAAATTTAATTCATTCTCATTATCCTCATGTATCAATCAGTTCAGTAAAGAGACAGCAGACTCACATCGATATTGACAGGTTCAATGGTGTTGATATGGACGTTGGGGGCGGAGGACGAACGATCCCTCTGGCCAAACTGGTTGCGGTGTTCCTCCTCATTGGGACGGAAACTGGGCGGGATGGGTATGGACTTGGATGGGGACACAGTGGTGTGGCATATGGACCTGGAGAGATGATCCGTTCGTGAAAAGGAGCTGTAATAGACTTTTAGGACATGTACTTAACATGTTTCTActcattttaatgtctgtttgctctgtaaaaacacaaaaacattcacagCTGTCCCATGACTTGTTTTgctgaaagaaaatataaagaagCGGAAATGGAGGAAAATGACTCCTCTTCAACTGAGGAGTGTTAAGGTGGAAGACTCACCCGGTGGAGTCAGATGGAGGGAGTGACGGACAGACCTCAGACACAGGTGTGGTTCCCTCTGAGGAGACCTCCTCCTGGGTGAATGGGTGATGCTCAAAGAACTTGGACACTAGCAACAAGCTACAGAACACACATCAGTGAGATCAATTATTACTGTAATATTCTGGTTATTTTTCTCAGCACAACTGATGCAAATGACAGTGGCTCACTGATTTTCAGTTTAACCTCATTATGGCATTGTTGCCTTAAAGCCACAACACACAAAGATTATTAGTGTATCATCACAGTGACATGATGGCCCATCATCTGGTTACAGGTTTTATTCTGAGCACCATTTTCTTTGATATTAAAAGGTTTTGATGACAAAGTTCAGCAGATGAAGATGTACCTAAGGCTGCTGATGATAAAGGGGATTTCTTGTCCCATTCTCGAATCAAGTAATTTAAAAGCAGAACCCAACTACAATATCAACACAGCTAGCTTAGACAATAAGCACAGTCAGAACAGCACAACAGTCAAGGTACATCGACAATCTCCTGTCAAGAATCAGAAATGCTTCAGCTGAACAACTCCTGCCTCATCTGTCCATCCACGCTTGACCACTAAAGAGTTAAGCAGTATACACTTTGTTCAGTAACGAGGCAGCAATAACCACAAGCATGAATGTGTGATCTGTGATTCCTGTGCTGGGCGATTTGACTGGTATAAAAGTCACTCTATGAGAGATGTGCAAgttttgaattgaactgaagaacacatttttctgacacCTAAAAATGATGGAAtcgataaatgacaaaaagtattttgtgtgtctgttgttaaTAATCAAGTCTAAAAGGACTaaaggaaatgtgtttttaaggcTTCATCTGCCTGGTAAAAAGCCGAAGTGAGTAGTCACAGAAAAAGGTCATTTCTGCCTATGACACACAACAGGAGCATCATGTGTGCCATAAATAATTAGACTGGTTCTTCCTGTGTGGGACTTACTCTAGCTGGTCGTAGTTGACACACATGAGTGGAACTTCAGTGCTGCAGCGCTGGTGGAACTTGTAGCCACAGGTCTGACAGCGGAAACCCTGGAACAACAGCTTCCTGCAGAAGTCACAGAAGGCCAGTGTGAAGAACGTCTTCCTCACCTGtaaatcaaacacagacacaatcaGCACCAAGCAGGCCTGAGGGATAGAGGATAGCGGTTACAGTCTGTCATATAAGCCATACTGTGAGATTTGGTCTAATAGTACTTACAAAGTTGTGTGTGGTAAGCGGCACATTCTCCAGCACCTCTACATGCAACTCTTCTCCTGTTAGCCAGGAGATATCCGTGTCCCAGCCAATAGGCTTCTTCTCTCTGAAACAGATAGTGAAGAGTCTGTCGAACTGTCTACATCTCACACTGCACACACCAAAGCCCATGGAAACCTAACCATGGCGGTTCCACATGAAAAAGTTTCATTTATCAGTAGACAGATACAGCTCACACATCATGTAGGATGCTAATGTGGCACATCTGTGGCTTtattaaaccaaaacaatgataCCAGCAGTTCTGCAGAACATCATACAATGTGTAAATCTGCAGTCTCCAGTAAGACCATTCACAGCTCCAATGCACAGCAGTGTCTAGGTAACAGGTGTGAACTTAAGCAAGGAATTTGACACAAAGGCTTTGATTTGACATTTGGTGATATTTTAAACATAATGCAACTCCTTTCAATAACAGGAAAtcagtgatttttcaacatttagttCATATTTAGAATTCAcaacaaaatccaacaaaatgtgtttaaaggTCAAAACACAGTCTTCCAGCATTTGTATTCTTCCCAATCAATTACTAACAACTGCTTCAATTTAAAACAGTAGTAGGGCAAGGTCCTTTTACTCCCTATTTATGATGCAGACGTCCAGGCATGCATTTCACATGAACCAGTGTGACAAATGTTATCGTGCTCATAGTATAGCTGTTCATGTGCTGCGAAACTGAGGTTCGACATTTACTGTTAAGGTTTTAAATATACGGTCTTCTTATCAAATGCAACTTTTTCGTTTTCCCCCAAACTTCAATGTTATTGTGTAGGGTTCATCAAACTCCATAAGCTTCAACTGGTAATGAACTCAGCCGCTCGCATCATCTCCAAAACCCCCTCATTTCATCACATCACCCCTGTCCTACAGcagctccactggctccctgtcaAACCcagaattgaattaaaaaatcaTCCTGTATACATTTAAGGACATGCATAACCTCGCTCCTCCCTATCTATTGGATCTActtctcacctcctcctccacctgctctCTCGgatcctcttcctccatccacCTCAGCACCATGGGGAGCAGGGCTTTCTGCCTCTCTTAAAATCCAGACTCAAAACTCACTTGTTCAAGACTATTTATTCTCTGTAACTGCCTcttttttgcatgtatagtTTTTATCTGGTCTGTTGTAGACAATAAGAGGTGTTCATTCATCTAGAGGAGCAATTAATTACTTgtatctttttaaatttaaaatatgtctGAGGAACTTGTTCATCTGTTTTTCAAAGCTAGTTTGCATAAGTAGGACACTGTCCATGGCATCATGTTAGGAGCATGGCCACTGCAGGTCTGATTAATAATACTATGGCTTGTTCTATACCTCGTAactactgctgcaactgtgtttctaCTGATTTGTAGTTGTTCACTAATCTGCCTGTACCATTTTCCATTCTCAACATAACATTCTCCAATTCCCCTGGCAATTCATTTCCATGTGGCTACATTTTAAGGTGGTCTTTTTAAGGCACtggtcaaaggagtgtctgtgtaCTGCTCATGCTATTTGATTTCTAAAGTATCTATTTTTGACTGTTCTTAAGAAGAAATACTCTACTTAATATATGCAATCATTAAGAGGTgatatcattttaaatcatttgacatttaaaggaTACTGCACGTGAGCACTCACATCTATCGTAGATTGcatgtgaaattatttttacaaacatgGTAGTTATGCACGCTCTTGCAGAAACCCCC
This is a stretch of genomic DNA from Amphiprion ocellaris isolate individual 3 ecotype Okinawa chromosome 21, ASM2253959v1, whole genome shotgun sequence. It encodes these proteins:
- the braf gene encoding serine/threonine-protein kinase B-raf isoform X1, with product MAALSSAESPPPVFNGETTEREPGRERGLEELGAGLDRSCSSEIPGGPQDEEIWNIKQMIKLTQEHLEALLDKFGGEHNPPSIYLEAYEEYTSKLDALQQREQQLLEAMGNGADFSCSPSPVPALLEVKMGGCGIGGGAQTFPSAPNTLAVLQTPTDASRANPRSPQKPIVRVFLPNKQRTVVPARCGMTVRDSLKKALMMRGLIPECCAVYRIQDGEKKPIGWDTDISWLTGEELHVEVLENVPLTTHNFVRKTFFTLAFCDFCRKLLFQGFRCQTCGYKFHQRCSTEVPLMCVNYDQLDLLLVSKFFEHHPFTQEEVSSEGTTPVSEVCPSLPPSDSTGSICHTTVSPSKSIPIPPSFRPNEEEHRNQFGQRDRSSSAPNVHINTIEPVNIDDLIRDQGLPRSDGAPPTHPARCLRKHRTRTSSPLLYSYPNDIVFDFEPEPVFRGSTTGLSATPPASLPGSLTSVKVPQKSPCQQRERKSSSSSEDRNKMKTLGRRDSSDDWEIPEGQITLGQRIGSGSFGTVFKGKWHGDVAVKMLNVTAPTPQQLQAFKNEVGVLRKTRHVNILLFMGYTTKPQLAIVTQWCEGSSLYHHLHIIETKFEMIKLIDIARQTAQGMDYLHAKSIIHRDLKSNNIFLHEDLTVKIGDFGLATVKSRWSGSHQFEQLSGSILWMAPEVIRLQDKNPYSFQSDVYAFGIVLYELMSGALPYSNINNRDQIIFMVGRGYLSPDLSKVRSNCPKAMKRLMADCLKKKREERPLFPQILASIELLARSLPKIHRSASEPSLNRAGFQTEDFSLYACASPKTPIQAGGYGEFSAFK
- the braf gene encoding serine/threonine-protein kinase B-raf isoform X2 is translated as MAALSSAESPPPVFNGETTEREPGRERGLEELGAGLDRSCSSEIPGGPQDEEIWNIKQMIKLTQEHLEALLDKFGGEHNPPSIYLEAYEEYTSKLDALQQREQQLLEAMGNGADFSCSPSPVPALLEVKMGGCGIGGGAQTFPSAPNTLAVLQTPTDASRANPRSPQKPIVRVFLPNKQRTVVPARCGMTVRDSLKKALMMRGLIPECCAVYRIQDGEKKPIGWDTDISWLTGEELHVEVLENVPLTTHNFVRKTFFTLAFCDFCRKLLFQGFRCQTCGYKFHQRCSTEVPLMCVNYDQLDLLLVSKFFEHHPFTQEEVSSEGTTPVSEVCPSLPPSDSTGSICHTTVSPSKSIPIPPSFRPNEEEHRNQFGQRDRSSSAPNVHINTIEPVNIDDLIRDQGLPRSDGGSTTGLSATPPASLPGSLTSVKVPQKSPCQQRERKSSSSSEDRNKMKTLGRRDSSDDWEIPEGQITLGQRIGSGSFGTVFKGKWHGDVAVKMLNVTAPTPQQLQAFKNEVGVLRKTRHVNILLFMGYTTKPQLAIVTQWCEGSSLYHHLHIIETKFEMIKLIDIARQTAQGMDYLHAKSIIHRDLKSNNIFLHEDLTVKIGDFGLATVKSRWSGSHQFEQLSGSILWMAPEVIRLQDKNPYSFQSDVYAFGIVLYELMSGALPYSNINNRDQIIFMVGRGYLSPDLSKVRSNCPKAMKRLMADCLKKKREERPLFPQILASIELLARSLPKIHRSASEPSLNRAGFQTEDFSLYACASPKTPIQAGGYGEFSAFK